The proteins below are encoded in one region of Amycolatopsis acidiphila:
- a CDS encoding MFS transporter, producing the protein MTTASNSAAIAARMDRLPITRRHRLATVAIGLGLFFDLYEIFLAGVLGSVLQKDFHLGKSSLALLLASAFLGMFVGALGMGRVADRLGRRRAFLLSLGTYSLFSLLGAFSTGPVMLVIARFVAGVGIGAEPPVSDTYLGDLLPPRHRGRYTAWAYTLAFLGVPAAGFLGRWLVPAAPLGFAGWRWMFVIGALGALIVFALRTGLPESPRWLESVGRTREAEAVVASFEQQAGELPEPAPQQVTETETGRLANLFVPPYRRRTLMMTVFHILQTLGYYGFGTLVPIVLVAKGFPVVQSLTFTALTYIGYPVGSALSLPFVERVERKFLVIGSAIVMAVFGLGFGLAADTWLIVAFGFLYTAASNFFSNAYHIYQAEIFPTALRGTATSGTYSLSRLASGLMPFVLLPLLNSAGAGTLFTVVAIAMAVVALDVALLGPRTTGRVLEVVNTASGSTAAAGR; encoded by the coding sequence ATGACGACTGCGAGCAACTCCGCGGCCATCGCGGCGCGGATGGACCGGCTGCCGATCACCCGCCGCCACCGGCTGGCGACCGTCGCGATCGGGCTCGGCCTGTTCTTCGACCTGTACGAGATCTTCCTGGCCGGCGTGCTCGGCAGCGTGCTGCAGAAGGACTTCCACCTCGGCAAGTCCTCGCTGGCCCTGCTGCTCGCCTCGGCGTTCCTGGGCATGTTCGTCGGCGCGCTGGGCATGGGCCGGGTGGCGGACCGGCTGGGCCGCCGTCGCGCGTTCCTGCTCAGCCTCGGCACCTACTCGCTGTTCTCGCTGCTGGGCGCGTTCAGCACGGGACCGGTGATGCTGGTGATCGCCCGGTTCGTCGCCGGGGTGGGCATCGGCGCCGAGCCGCCCGTGTCCGACACCTACCTCGGCGACCTGCTGCCGCCGCGGCACCGCGGCCGGTACACGGCCTGGGCCTACACCCTCGCGTTCCTGGGGGTGCCCGCCGCCGGGTTCCTCGGCCGCTGGCTGGTTCCCGCCGCACCACTGGGTTTCGCGGGCTGGCGCTGGATGTTCGTGATCGGTGCGCTCGGTGCGCTGATCGTCTTCGCACTGCGGACCGGGCTGCCGGAGTCACCGCGCTGGCTGGAGTCGGTCGGCCGTACCCGCGAGGCCGAAGCGGTGGTCGCGAGCTTCGAGCAGCAGGCGGGCGAACTGCCCGAGCCCGCCCCGCAGCAGGTCACCGAGACCGAGACCGGGCGGCTGGCCAACCTCTTCGTGCCGCCCTACCGTCGCCGGACGCTGATGATGACCGTGTTCCACATCCTGCAGACCCTCGGCTACTACGGGTTCGGCACGCTCGTGCCGATCGTCCTGGTGGCCAAGGGGTTCCCGGTCGTGCAGTCGCTGACGTTCACCGCGCTGACCTACATCGGCTACCCGGTCGGCTCGGCGCTGTCCCTGCCGTTCGTCGAACGGGTCGAGCGCAAGTTCCTGGTGATCGGGTCCGCGATCGTGATGGCCGTCTTCGGGCTCGGGTTCGGCCTCGCCGCGGACACCTGGCTCATCGTCGCCTTCGGCTTCCTCTACACGGCGGCCAGCAACTTCTTCTCCAACGCCTATCACATCTACCAGGCCGAGATCTTCCCGACCGCGCTGCGCGGCACGGCCACCAGCGGGACCTACTCGCTGTCCCGCCTCGCCAGCGGGCTGATGCCGTTCGTGCTCCTGCCCCTGCTCAACTCCGCGGGCGCCGGAACGCTGTTCACCGTGGTCGCGATCGCGATGGCCGTGGTGGCACTGGATGTCGCGCTGCTGGGCCCGCGCACCACCGGGCGCGTCCTCGAGGTGGTGAACACCGCGAGCGGATCGACGGCGGCCGCGGGGCGGTGA
- the ggt gene encoding gamma-glutamyltransferase, whose translation MRIRSRFSAATLTVTAALLGSLLTALPATAAPSLGTVAVGTGGAVVSDTPQATNAGLAVLRAGGTAADAAVAVAATLGVTDPYVAGIGGGGYLVYYDARTHRVSTIDGRETTPASAEPDLFLDPATGKPLSFPTAVTSGLSVGVPGTLMTWQQALSRWGRFRLADVLRPAEQIADQGFPVTATLREQTRENAGRFAQFGSTSALFLPGGQLPEVGSTMRNPDLAATYRQLGREGADALYGGSIGADVVRTVHNLPLAPGATLQPRPGLMQLPDLAAYRAPFVAPTHVDYRGYDVYGMAPSSSGGTTVGESLNILGNFDLAGMSRVQALHHYLEATRLAFADRNRYVGDSAYTPVPLAQLLSPQFGRQRACLIDPAHASTSPVAPGNPFAGSGGCSPAQPTEARQPDEGTQTNHFVVTDRWGNVASYTNTIEELGGSGIVVPHRGFLLNNELTDFDFTPLQAGVPDPNLPAGGKRPRSSMSPTIVLRGGEPWLALGSPGGATIITTVLQILLDRIDFGMSLPEAIAAPRASQRNAATTQVEPAFLADPAAAGLQQLGQRFAVSSTSPLDPTITIPPDIGVAAGLEFLGHGQVLAAGEPTRRGGTAAGVVAPRR comes from the coding sequence ATGCGCATCCGCTCGCGTTTTTCCGCCGCCACGTTGACCGTGACGGCCGCCCTGCTCGGCTCCCTTCTCACCGCGCTTCCGGCGACCGCCGCCCCGTCGCTCGGCACGGTCGCGGTGGGCACCGGAGGCGCCGTCGTCTCCGACACGCCCCAGGCGACCAACGCCGGTCTCGCGGTCCTGCGTGCGGGCGGCACCGCCGCCGACGCCGCGGTGGCCGTCGCGGCGACCCTGGGCGTCACCGACCCTTACGTGGCCGGCATCGGCGGTGGCGGGTACCTCGTGTACTACGACGCGCGGACGCACCGGGTGAGCACCATCGACGGCCGGGAGACGACGCCGGCGAGCGCGGAGCCGGACCTGTTCCTCGACCCCGCCACCGGCAAGCCGTTGTCGTTCCCCACCGCCGTGACCAGCGGGCTGTCCGTCGGCGTGCCCGGCACCCTGATGACCTGGCAGCAGGCGCTGTCCCGGTGGGGCCGCTTCCGGCTGGCCGATGTCCTGCGCCCGGCGGAACAGATCGCGGACCAGGGCTTCCCGGTGACGGCGACATTGCGGGAGCAGACCCGCGAAAACGCCGGCCGGTTCGCGCAGTTCGGCTCCACCAGCGCGTTGTTCCTGCCGGGCGGGCAGCTGCCCGAGGTCGGCTCCACCATGCGCAACCCCGATCTGGCGGCGACCTACCGGCAGCTCGGGCGCGAAGGGGCCGACGCACTCTACGGCGGGTCGATCGGCGCCGACGTGGTGCGAACCGTGCACAACCTGCCGCTCGCGCCCGGCGCGACACTGCAGCCGCGGCCGGGCCTGATGCAGCTGCCGGATCTCGCCGCGTACCGCGCGCCGTTCGTCGCGCCCACGCACGTCGACTACCGCGGCTACGACGTCTACGGGATGGCGCCCTCGTCCAGCGGCGGCACGACCGTCGGCGAGTCGCTGAACATCCTGGGCAACTTCGACCTGGCCGGGATGAGCAGGGTGCAGGCGCTGCACCACTATCTCGAAGCCACCCGGCTGGCCTTCGCCGACCGCAACCGTTACGTGGGCGACTCCGCGTACACCCCGGTGCCGCTGGCGCAGCTGCTCTCGCCGCAGTTCGGGCGGCAACGAGCCTGCCTGATCGATCCCGCTCACGCGTCGACCAGTCCCGTCGCGCCGGGCAACCCCTTCGCCGGCTCGGGCGGTTGCAGCCCGGCGCAGCCGACGGAGGCGCGGCAGCCCGACGAGGGCACCCAGACGAACCATTTCGTCGTCACCGACCGGTGGGGCAACGTCGCGTCCTACACCAACACCATCGAGGAGCTGGGCGGCAGCGGGATCGTGGTGCCCCACCGAGGGTTCCTGCTGAACAACGAGCTGACCGACTTCGACTTCACCCCGCTGCAGGCGGGTGTGCCCGACCCGAACCTGCCCGCCGGCGGCAAGCGGCCGCGGTCGAGCATGTCGCCGACGATCGTGCTGCGCGGCGGCGAGCCGTGGCTGGCGCTCGGCTCGCCGGGTGGGGCGACGATCATCACCACGGTGCTGCAGATCCTGCTCGACCGGATCGACTTCGGGATGTCCCTGCCCGAGGCGATCGCCGCACCCCGCGCCTCGCAGCGCAACGCGGCCACGACACAGGTGGAACCGGCCTTCCTCGCCGACCCGGCCGCCGCTGGCCTGCAGCAGCTCGGGCAGCGCTTCGCGGTCAGTTCGACCTCCCCCCTCGACCCGACGATCACCATCCCGCCGGACATCGGGGTGGCCGCGGGCCTGGAGTTCCTGGGCCACGGCCAGGTCCTCGCCGCGGGCGAACCGACCCGCCGGGGCGGCACGGCGGCAGGAGTCGTCGCGCCACGCCGGTGA